The bacterium genome includes the window TGCTTTAGGAGCTTTTTCAACCGGCGTCGGAAGCACTGATTTAGCCGCGGTTTTTGCCACAGGTGAAATCTGGCTCAAAGTCCCTCAAACAATTAAATTTATATATTATGGAAAATTAAACCCCTGGGTGAGCGGCAAAGATTTAATACTTCACACGATTGGCGACATAGGTGTAGATGGGGCAAATAATATGGCAATGGAATTTGCCGGTGAGGTGATTTCTAATTTGCCTATGGATAGCAGATTGACGATGGCTAATATGGCTATTGAGGCCGGGGCTAAATGTGGAATTATAGAACCTGATGAAATTACCCTTGAATATGTTAAACCACGCGCTAAACGAGAATTTAAAATTTATAAAAGTGATACGGATGCAGAATATAAAGAGATTAGAGAATATGATTGTCGCCAACTCGAACCACAAGTCGCCTTTCCTCATTTACCTTCTAATACCAGACCTATCAGTGCGGTGGGTAACATAGAGATAACGCAGGTAGTCATAGGTTCTTGCACTAATGGTCGAATAGAAGATTTACGAATAGCAGGGCAAATCCTGAAGGGCAAAAAGATTCATAAAGATGTTCGATTAATTATCATCCCGGGGACACAACAAATCTACCTTCAATCTTTAAAAGAAGGTTTAATTGAGATATTTATCGAGGCAGGAGGTGTGGTCAGCACACCAACTTGCGGTCCCTGTCTTGGCGGATATATGGGGATACTGGCATCAGGCGAACGGTGTCTTGCCACAACTAACCGCAATTTTGTCGGCAGAATGGGACATAAAGAAAGTGAGGTATATTTAACCAACCCTGCCATCGCCGCCGCCTCGGCAATTCGTGGTAAAATTACCTCTCCTGATGAAACTTAGAACTTCACGAAATTAAAAAGAGGTATGAAATGGAAAAACTAATGGACAGACCAAAAATAATTGTAACCGTTCAGGCTATATATCAAAAGTGTAAGAAAGGGGATAAGGAGATAAGAGTGATATGGAGATAAGATAATAGAAATAGATTGAAATTTATAGAAATAGGTAGAAATTGATTGTGGAAAACAACAAATTTCCATAAATTTCTATTAGTTTCTACTAATTTCAATTTTTTTTAATAATATCTCCCTATCTCCTTAATCTCCACATCTCCTTTTGTTACACCACCTGAACGCTTACGAAAAGTTTTGTATGATTAAAGGGTAACTAATTACCAGTTACCAATCACCAAACATTTAAGGGGGGAAATGAAAAAATGGATAAAGATAAAGGGAAAAAGAAGATTGCTGTGATTGACGACAATACATCATTTGTGGAGGTTTTAAGCAGATTTTTAGACCTGAAAAATTTTGAAGTGCTTCGTGCTTACAATGGCAAAGAAGGGATAAAAGTCGCCTCAAAACATACTCCTCACCTGATTTTATTAGATATAATGATGCCAGGATTATCGGGATATGAAGTCTGTGAAAGACTTAAAAGGATTGAAAAGACTAAAAATATACCAATTATCTTCGTAACGGTCAGGTCAAGACCAGAAGATATTAAAAGAGGTTATGAATCAGGTGCGGTAGATTATATCACTAAACCCTTTAATTATCCAGAATTAATGGAAAAGATAAATAAAATAATATGTTTAGATGACGGAACACAGTTATATATGATATTTATTTAATAGAGGAGTGATAGTAAGGTATATAGCTTCTGTAAAGAGGAAAATAAGATGAAGATAACCGGTAAAGTATTTAAGAAATTCAGGGCTGATGTTAATACCGATGAGATTATTCCTGCTGTTTATCTTGATACAACATCGCCACAAGAATTGGCTAAACACTGCATGGAAGGAATTGATAAGGGGTTTGTCAGTAGTGTAGAAAAAGGGGATATTATTGTTGCGGATAAAAACTTTGGTTGTGGCTCATCAAGAGAACATGCACCGATTGCCATTAAAGCAAGTGGTGTGGCGTGTGTAATTGCTAAATCCTTTGCCCGAATATTCTACCGCAATGCCATCAATATTGGCTTGCCAATCTTTGAATGTGACCAGATAGACAAAATTAAACAAGGTGATGTATTAGAAATAGACCCGAAAAGCGGTAAGATAAAGAATTTGTCCCGCCAGGAAGAATATCCCACTACCTCTTTCCCGGAATTTATGCAATACCTCATTGATTGCGGCGGGCTAATGGAATATGTAAAAAAGAAACTGAAAAAGTGAAAAGGGAAATTGAGTTCTTACCATTTTGAAAAAGGTGAGTTTTTGGAAGTTTGTATCAGCGTAACTGTTCACCGCAGAGACGCAGAAAAAAAATTAAAATCTATTCACCCGAGACAGAAATTCCCTTTTTTTTGTGCATTTTGGGTCTTTCGTTGTTTATTAATCTTTTAATACGGACTTTCGACTAACTGTTTTTAAGCCTTTTTAAACACCGAAAAACGCAAAAGATATTTTCCTCTCTGTTCCTCTGCGTCTCTGCGGTAAATTACCAGCTGAACAGTTCGTATCAGCGATGGAGGAAAGAGCGTTGAAAATATTAGTGACAGGGGGGGCAGGATTTATTGGCTCAAACCTTGTGGATAGATTAATTGATGATGGACACAAAGTCATTATCATCGATAACTTATTCACAGGTAAAGAAAAAAATATTAACCCGGCGGCAAAATTCTATAAGTTAGATATTCAAGACCCAGAGATTGAACAGATATTCAAAGACGAACAAATAGATATTGTTAACCACCATGCGGCACAGATAGATGTGCAGAAATCAGTCGATGACCCTATATTTGATGCCAGGGTGAATGTGCTTGGAAGTATAAATCTTCTTCAGTTATCTACAAAATATAATATTAAAAAATTTATCTTTGCCTCCTCTGGCGGCACGGTCTATGGCGAACAAAGTCTTTATCCTGCACCAGAAACGCATCCCCTCCTACCAATTTCACCTTACGGAATAAATAAACTCATCATTGAATATTACCTCTATTATTATTGGGCAGTACATAATCTTAATTATATCATCTTACGGTATGCAAACATTTATGGACCAGGGCAAGACCCCTGGGGTGAGGCGGGAGTAGTCGCAATTTTTATAAATAAAATATTACTCCACCAACAACCGATAATAAATGGTGATGGCAAACAAACAAGGGATTATACTTATGTTGATGATGTCGTTGAGGCAAATATTTTAGCTATGAACTCACAAACAACAGGGATATTTAACATAGGTTGTGGATTGGAAACCTCGGTTAATGAACTGTTCCAGATGATAGTCGAAGTAATGAAGGCTAATGTCGAAGAAGTTCATGCCCCACCCAAAAAAGGGGAAACACCCCGTAGTTGCATTGATGGAACAAAGGCAAAATCAATACTTGGCTGGCAACCAAAAGTTAGGCTTGAAGAGGGTATTAAAAAAACAGTGGAATATTTCAAATGCTCTTTCTCAAATTAGAGAGAGGTGAAGTATTGGACTGATGGGATAAGGAAATGTTAGTTTTTAATTTATCCCCTTTTCTTTCTATCACTCCAACACTCCCCATTCTTCCATTATCTTTTCTGCGATGTAAAAGTCTAATGGAGTATCAATATCAATTGAATAAATAGACTCCATAATGATGGCGCGAACATCTTGCTCTTGATAAGATTTACCACTTAATATTACCTCTGTTTTACTGACAACTACCGCACCATTTAGCCTGTAAATAACAGGTAAATCCTGCCTTCTTAATGAACTATTGGTCTTGATGAACGGAGATACTTTATCCCCCTCTAATTTACACATCCAGTACGGATGAATCTCTGACTCGGTAATGGTAATAACTGAATCTGCATTTGTCTCCAGAATTTTCTCAATTGCCGCATCAATATATTTTACCGGGCGTAATGGCGAGGTTGGCTGTAACAAAACGACAAAATCCGAGATATATCCTTCGGACTCAAGATACCTCAAGGCATGTTGAATTACAGGTAAGGTCGGTGCGGTATCGGTGGCTAATTCTGCTGGTCTTAAGAATGGCACCTCAGCCCCGTATTCTTTAGAAATCTTTGCAATCTGGTCATCATCTGTTGAGACAATTATTCTGTCTAAGTATTTTGATTTCAATGCCTCTTCAATGGTGTAGGCAATCAAAGGAATGCCTTGAAATGGTTTTATATTTTTCAAAGGGATATTTTTAGACCCCCCTCTGGCAGGAATAAGTCCGACGAACTTCTTGTCCATAAAATCATTATAACATCAACATTTTTGCAAGTCAAGAAAATATTTTTTAGTTGACAGAAGGTTATCAATATGATATGATGATTTTAGCAGAGGTAAATAAAAATGGAAAATGAGGTATTATTAACTCAAGGGGAGGAAGAAATTAATCCCCTAACACACATTAATATAGGGGTTTCATTGGCTAAGGAAGAGGCCTATGATGAAGCAGAAAAAGAATTTAGAAGGGCTATCCGAATAAATCCAGAGCTGGTCATTGCCCACTATAATTACGGAATTATTCTGGGAAAAATGAATAGACTTATTGAGGCTGAAAATACCTATAAAAAGGCGATAGAATTAGCCCCTAAACTCGGGTTAGCTCAAAATAACCTGGGCATTATATTAATCAAACTGGGAAAATATGCGGAGGCAGAAAATGAATTTGGGGATGCAATCAAAAAATTACCCCAGTCATCACCCTCTTTAGCTATAGCACATCTTAATCTTGGTAAATTATTAGCCGACCTCAAACGGTATCATGAGGCAGAATTTGAATATCTTGAGGCTAAAAGGCTAAACCCAAATTTAAAAGAGGCATATATCAATCTGGGGAATTTATATCTGGAATTAGAATCTTATGAAAAGGCTAAAAAAGAATATAAACAGGCATTGGAGATTGATTTTCAAATGTCAAATGTCCATAACAATCTTGGCATTACCCTCGTTAAATTAAAAATGATTGATGAGGCAAAAGCAAAATTTGAGCAAGCGATTAACTTAGACCACGCCTACGCCCGCGCTTATCATAACCTTAAAGAATTAGAAAAAGTAGCCGAGATTTTAAAACCTAAAACTACCCCCTGGACAACATATCTTGTTATTGGAATTACCGCGGTTGTTCTTTTAGAGATTTTTATCTTATTTGTCTTCAATAAAATATCTGGAGTAGGATTTATGTCAACTATTCCTTTATTAGCGATGTTAGTCTTCTTTATCCTCTTTTCAGAGGCTAAACGGAAAGAAATCACACTCCCTGAATTAGACCTTGAGATTGACCCCAAAAACCAGATAATTGAAACTGAATTGCTAACGAGTGATTTTGCCCCGGAGGCTTTAATAAACAACCACGCAAATACAAAGGAATGAATATATTAATTATCGATGGATATAATATTATTAATCAATGGGCTGATTTAAAAAAGGAATTAAAAAGAAGTGGACTTGAATACACAAGAAATAAGTTGATTGAAATCCTCGCCGAATATCAAACCTTTACGGGTGATAGAGTAATTGTTGTTTTTGATGGATACAAGACGGATAAGAGATTAATAACTAAGAGTAGCCAGTTTGGAGTAGAGGTTATCTTTTCTAAACGAAAGCAAACCGCTGATTCCTTAATTGAAAGATTGGTTTATAACGAGCGGGGCGAAGATAAAACTATTTTCGTTGCCAGTCGAGATACAGCACTTGAGCGGATGATTTTTGGGATGGATTGCTTTACCATCTCTCCACAAAAATTAGAGGAAAGAATTAATGCAGTAAAATTAGAGATAAAAGGCTATTTCTGAGTGTGAATTTTCGGTGGTGTCTGAAAATAACTCTAATAGTGAAATCTATGCAGATTTGGTGTCCAAAAGGGATTTCCTCCAAAGAGCAAAATGCAAAAAGCAAATATAAAAATTACATATCAAAATGTAAAATTATCTCTTTCCTTTCAGCGTTAAAATACTTGAAGCAAAGATATTACCAAATTCCTCCAACTCTTTGAGAAACCCTGCTATTTCCTTTTTGAAATTTGATTTGTAATTTTGCATTTTGATATTTATATTTGATATTTAATATTTGATATTTAATATTTATTTGTTGTCTCCCTCAAATCCTATTTTGCAGAACCCTATACACTATTTTAACCTTTATGCTAGATTAAGACACCACCCTAAACACGTCCGTTAGCCCACTAATCTTTTTGTTACCTCTTCTACCACCTTTTTTTCTACATCAGATAATGAGCCTTCAATGACACAACCAGCCGCCCGCATGTGTCCACCACCACTAAAAATCTTAGCAATTTCACTTACACTAAAAGCACTCTTTGACCGCAAATTTACCTTAATCCTATCATGTCCTAAATCTCTAAAGAGTAAAATTACTTCTACTCCTTTGATTGACCTGAGTTGGTCTATTATTCGTTCTGGTTCGATTTCACTGGCTGGGTCTGTTTCCTTAAGCATTTTTTGTGTAATGTGAGCTATAATTATTTTCCCATCCAGGTTTGTTTTTAAACTATCTAATATCTTACCTAATAACTTAACAGAACTGGCGGTGTTCGCCTCATATATTTGAGAGGCAACTTCATTAGGGTCAATTCCACAGTTTAACAATTCCGCAACTATTTTATGTGAAGTAGGCGTAGTATTTACCTGTTTAAAGCTACCCGTATCAGTCATAATGCCCACATACAAAGGTAGGGCTAAATTATAATCTAATTTAAAATCCATTGCTTTAATGACCTGATAGATTTGTTCAGCACAAGCACTGGCGGTTGTATTAATATAATTATAATCACCTATGCCCGGGGAATCTGGATGATGGTCGATATTGATAATAAGCGGGACCTGTTTAATTAGACCCACAACCTTACCTACCCGCTCAAATTGATTGCAATCTAAAACTATTCCCACATCAAATTTATATCTCTCATACTCTGGGGTGTAAATAAGAATCTTGTCACATTCTGGCAGGAAATGATAATTTTCCGGTGGTGGGTCTTCGTTAATAATCGTTACCTTCTTGCCTAATTTTTGAAGCAGGATGGCTGTGGCTAATTGGCTTCCAATCGAATCTCCTTCTGGACGGATATGAGCAGTAATAAGGAAATTATCCTCTTTTTGCAAGACATTCACAATGGAAGAGAGTATCTCCATTTTACCTTTATCCTTTCTCTTTTAGTTCTTGTAGTAACTCATTGATGTGCATTCCATATTCAATCGAGGTATCAATTTTAAAGATAATCTCCGGGATAAATTTAATCCTCATCCGTTTTCGTAATTCATTATGAATAAATCTACGGGCATTTGTTAATCCTTCTAATGTGTTCCTTTTCGACTCATCATCACCATAGATACTCACAAATACCTTTGCTACCTGAAGGTCTTTTGATACTTCAACATCAGTGATTGTTACAAATCCAATGCGTGGGTCTTTTATTTTCCTAGTAATTATATCACTAATTTCTTCTTTAATTAAAGCCCCAACTTTTGCTGTTCGAAAACTTTCCATGTGTATTTCCCTATAGAATCTCTATCTCATAATCAATAATATATCCTTCAATCAGGTTCTTTTCAATTAAATTAACCACATTAGACAGAGTTTCATTCGCATGACGAGAATCCGTATTGACACACACTATCCCTAATGTTGCCTTTTGCCACAAATCCAATGAATCTATCTCCGCAATAGACACATTAAATCTATTTTTTACCCGGTCGATAAGTCCTTTCAAGACATACCGTTTATATTTTAAGGATTGGCTATTTGGAATATGTATGGTGATTTTACAACTGCCAATAATCATAATAATAAAAAAAGTGAAGAGTAAAATTCTTCACTTCTCATAGTTTTTGTATAATTTTTTCCTGAGTGAAGACCTCAATAGTATCTCCCACCTGGACATCAGCCATCTTTTCTAATCCAATACCACACTCAACCCCAGCCACAACCTCACTTACATCATCTTTAAATCTTCGTAAAGAGATTATATTCGTTTCGAGAATAGGTTTTCCATTTCTAAGGACACGGGCATTTTTATTCTTAACTATTTTCCCTTCCTTGACATAACAGCCGCAGGCTGAGCCAATTTTAGAGGCTTTGAATATCTCTTTTATCTCGGCTACACCTAAAAGTATCTCTTTATACTTGGGTTCCAGAAGTCCTTCTAATGCCTTTTTGACTTCGTTGATGACATCGTAGATAATATTATAAGAGCGCAAATCTACGCCCTGTTTTTGAGCCAGATTTTTTATTTCTCCTCTTAGAGGCAGGTGGAAGCTAATAATGATTGCGTTTGAAGCCGCGGCTAACATCACATCAGATTCATTTACTTCGCCTATACTGGCATGTATTATTCTGGTTTTGACCTCTTTACTCTTTATTTTTTCAAATGAATGTCTTAACGCTTCAACAGACCCGGCAACATCTGCCTTGATAACGAGATTTAGTTCCTTAAGTTTTCCTTCTTTTATTTGAGAATAGAGTTCATCTAATGTAATTCGATGAGGCATTAGTTTTTTTTCTTCCTCTTGTAACTTCAGGCATATTTGCTTTGCCTTTTTTTCATCTTCAACTACACGGAAGGGGTCACCGGCACAACATATTTTAGAAAATCCAAGAACTTCAACTGGTGTTGATGGTCCTGCTGAGTTAATTTTTTCACCTTTATCGTTAAACATTGCCCTCACTCGTCCATAAGAGGTGCCAGAAACAAAGGCATCACCCTTTTTTAATGTTCCTTTTTGCACCAAAACAGTTGCCACAGGACCTCTGCCTTTATCCAGTCTTGATTCAATTATTGTTCCTTGTGCCTCTCGATTTGGATTAGCCTTCAATTCTAACATTTCTGATTCTAAAAGTAACATTTCTAACAAATGGTCAAGTCCTATTTTTTGTTTTGCCGAGATTTCAGTAAAGATAGTTTTGCCACCCCATTTCTCCGCGACAAGCCCATAATCACCAAGTTGTTTATACACTCTTTCTATATTCACACCTGGCAGATCGATTTTGTTAATAGCAATTACTATTGGCACATTTGCCGCTTTAGCATGGTCTATTGCTTCAATAGTTTGAGGCATAAGACCATCATCAGCCGCGACGACTAATACGACCACATCTGTAACTTGAGCCCCTCTGGCTCGCATCGATGTAAACGCTTCATGACCCGGGGTATCTAAAAATACTACATTACCCCCATTTACATTTACTTTATAGGCACCAATATGTTGTGTAATGCCACCAGCCTCCTTTGCCGCCACATCTGTTTGACGAATAGCATCTAAAAGTTTAGTCTTACCATGGTCTACATGTCCCATAATCGTTACTACGGGTGCACGATGTTGTAATAATGATTCATCCTCACGCTCCTGGGCTATCTCTTCTTTTTGAGTCGCAATCTCAATATCGAGATGATAAATTAAATTACACTGGGCTATTATTTCTGGTGTTACTTGCTGATTAATTGGTGCCTTTATCCCCTTTGCAAATAGTGATTTTATTAATTCTGCAGATTTTATACCTATGGCTTTAGATAAATCACTTACCCGGGATGAAGAAGGAAGTATAATTTTTGTTTTTCCCTTTTTCACCGATTTAGCAAAAAGTTCCATTACCTTTTGTGCAGCTTCTGTATCAAGGCTACTTAAGGCACTTTTAATTGCTATCCCCAGTTCCTTCAATTCACGAACCAGGGCTTTATTATCCATATTTAATTTGTGAGCAATCTCATAAACACGCATTCTTTTCACCATACTTCCTATTGAAAATATGTAACCGTTCAGGTTATACATTAGAAGTGTAAGAATGGAGATAAGGGGATTGGGGAGATGTGGAGATTATAAATTTCCTGGATAATTGAGCAAAATGGTTATGGAAAAAGACTAACTTTTATAACCCCTAAACCAAACGAGCCTCCAACCCTAATCCTTTCACCAAAAACTCCTAAATATATCCCCTTATCTCCTTTATCTCCATATCTCCTTTTCTTACACTACCTGAACGGTTACGAAAATATTTGCCACAAAGGGGCAAAGACACAAAAAAATCCACAATCAATTCATTCCCTTAACTATTTCCAGTATCTTCTGTGCCTTAACTTTGCCAAGATTAGGGACAGCAGTTAATTGTTCTATTGTTGCTCTGGCAATATCTTCTATTGTGTTAAATCCAGATTCTTTCAGTTTCTCCTCTAACTTCGGGCCAACGCCGGGTAAATCTCTGATATTGCTAATTTTCTTTTCTTCCTTTTTAAACAACTCTTCTTTTGCTTTTTGGCGTAGTTCTCCTTCTCTTTCTTTATCTATCTGGGATTGACTTTTAATATCAATCTTCCAGCCTGTCAATTTAGCGGCTAATCTGACATTCTGACCCTCTTTTCCAATAGCTAAAGAGAGTTGTTCATCCGGAACAATGGCTATAGAAATCTTTGTTTTCTCGTCGATAATCACTTCATTAACTTTAGCTGGAGAGAGTGAATTTTTAATAAATATTGCCGGGTCTTGAGAATGTCCAACTACATCTATCTTTTCGCCTTTTAACTCTTTAATGACTGCCTGAACACGCATTCCTTTCATTCCAACACAAGAACCAACCGCATCCACTTTAGAATCTGTTGACGCAACGGCAATTTTACTTCGATATCCGGGGTCTCTGGCGACTGAGACTACATTTATAATATGTTCATATATCTCTGGAACTTCCATTTCAAATAGCTTTTTTACTAAATCCGGATATGTTCGAGACAGAATAACCTGTGGCCCTTTATTGCCCATTTTTGTCTCAAGGATATAGCATTTTATTCGGTCGCCTACTCTATATCTTTCTTTTGGTAACTGTTCTCTTGGTGGTAGAATGGCTTCTATTTTGCCCAATTGAACAAAAACATTATATCTTTTTTCGGCGCGTTGAACTATACCGGTAACTACTTCACCTACCCGTGCCTTGAACTCTTCATAAAGCAAGCCTCTTTCCGCTTCTTTGATTCTTTGTGTAATCACCTGTTTAGCCGCTTGAGCGGCTATTCTTCCAAAACCATCAGGTAAAGATTCTTCCGCTATTTTATCACCAATATTAGCCTCTGGATTTATTTTTTTTGCCGCTAACAAAGAGATTTGAGTAAATGGGTTTTTGACCGCCTCAACCACTTCCTTTTTGGTGATGATATAAAATCCTTTTTTATTATCAAATTCAATCTCTATGTTCGTGCTTATGCCAAAGTTTTTTTTATAAGCGGATAGCAGAGCATCTTTCATCGCCTGAATTAATACTTCTTTCTTAATCCCTTTATCTCTTTCAAGTTGGACCAATGCCTCCTGTAATTCAGCTTTCACTTAAAATTCCTCCTTTTCTCTGGTGTAATTGGTAACTGACAAATGGGAATTAGTTACTAATTACCCGTTACCACACAAGATTTGCCTTTGCAATTTCTGGATACGGTATTTTAAAAATCTCATTATCTACTGCAATGATAACTTTCTCATCCTCAAAACCAAGTAATTTCCCTTTAAAATTCCTTCTCCCTTGATATTTTGCCAATGTCGTTATTTTACATTGATTATCCTTAAATCGAATGAAATCCGTTTTTTTGACTAAAGGTCTATTAAGACCTGGGGAAGAAACCTCTAAATGATAGCGATGAGAGATAATTTCAGTATGGTCTAATGCCCTACTTATCATTTTGCTTACCATCACGCAATCATCTAAAGTTACTCCTCCTTCTTTATCAATAAATATCGTTAATTTCCCACCACTTTTAATCCGATAATATTCTATTAATACCAATTCTATCTTTAATGAGTCTAATATTGGTTGAATAAGTGTTTCCACTTCACTAATAATCTTATTCATTTGTTTTAAAT containing:
- the rimP gene encoding ribosome maturation factor RimP codes for the protein MNKIISEVETLIQPILDSLKIELVLIEYYRIKSGGKLTIFIDKEGGVTLDDCVMVSKMISRALDHTEIISHRYHLEVSSPGLNRPLVKKTDFIRFKDNQCKITTLAKYQGRRNFKGKLLGFEDEKVIIAVDNEIFKIPYPEIAKANLVW